One genomic segment of Plasmodium cynomolgi strain B DNA, chromosome 14, whole genome shotgun sequence includes these proteins:
- a CDS encoding hypothetical protein (putative), with protein sequence MTELHPLGVKSGEYNQHVEYRSGAFDRTFEDGHPCTYVEEADGDAGDLGSDDPYVNSNQVNREDDGDEFLPDEDEPLREGEDVEEFEDDIDTLLFTNNLNSSLIGNLWHASANSVYKESWKSAHVKKESSPIVEATLYSYPNERENHNCVNEKVIPSEGNQYGKCYTSAKDVTQGKKKKISDAHEHSEEEVKSGTTNDAHLEEENNPSQIIKTSSKIAEWSGKNKVDSFINEIYEEEQKEVEKMKEFFEKNEKNLMKFRNSILCKLKISEELPKKFKHLSKDTNLFNEEKTKEKHYKKLIDSLNKQSIQEPPRRKHKFAKNVNYDQMETIKILDIDSVPLDVLNKLFAYKIVKNCSAELCLKIISRIGMYRDKYSQVSYENMINYLGQTINHNSNAEIIALFSRCYETVSIPFLVNFVRKYATFSRSFIVNMYDKYFRKRLFDFVRYESNFGIRKIPNILTHPYHLSSYIKLLGECSAKKDMYIQLKMRGHVPHWANLNQEGTANEMDYLPGGMNYLPGEENHPRAKKITITDDKKKSVKRKNYVERPKMYDVILSAEYTGLPIEHFIEKEEDFLHINTGKEKQLQQNSPNLLSHSDGALYNGGQLKEGGDEKDMEHLPIYREDPTNDAKTEVIIAIGSSGQHEGHPTHSSKCETETEEKPSENINFTLEEDCDIYLYKGFNKLNKSSLKLQTTLVKTEEDYSNELALCPSQGEHYEEVDKEQNNHALWELPWKTRSKNSFFFKGRFFKVLPNEGWSEIKDISNQYIRPRRKRTKHSIRRRRFLQKKIKINLFKKKILQK encoded by the exons ATGACGGAGCTTCATCCTTTAGGGGTGAAATCGGGGGAG TACAATCAACATGTAGAATATAGGAGTGGCGCATTTGACCGCACATTTGAGGATGGACATCCTTGCACATATGTGGAGGAGGCAGACGGAGATGCAGGGGATCTCGGTAGTGATGACCCGTATGTGAACTCGAACCAAGTTAATCGCGAAGACGACGGCGATGAATTCCTGCCGGATGAAGATGAACCGCTGAGGGAGGGAGAAGACGTAGAAGAATTCGAAGACGATATCGACACGCTGCTGTTCACGAACAACCTGAACTCCAGCCTAATTGGGAACCTTTGGCATGCCTCTGCCAATAGCGTATATAAGGAGTCGTGGAAGAGTGCCCACGTTAAGAAGGAAAGCAGCCCAATCGTTGAAGCAACTTTGTATAGTTACCCCAATGAAAGGGAAAACCACAATTGTGTCAACGAAAAAGTGATTCCCTCAGAAGGAAACCAATACGGAAAGTGCTACACGAGTGCAAAAGATGTTACtcagggaaagaaaaaaaaaattagtgaCGCACATGAGCACTCAGAGGAGGAAGTAAAAAGCGGGACAACGAATGACGCCCACCtggaggaggaaaacaaCCCATCGCAGATAATTAAGACAAGCAGTAAAATTGCAGAATGGAGTGGGAAGAATAAAGTGGACTCCTTTATCAACGAAATATACGAAGAGGAACAGAAGgaagttgaaaaaatgaaagaattttttgaaaaaaatgaaaagaatcTGATGAAGTTTAGaaactccattttgtgtaaattaaaaatatcggAAGAGctgccaaaaaaattcaaacacTTAAGCAAAGAcacaaatttatttaatgagGAAAAGACCAAAGAAAAACATTACAAGAAATTAATTGATTCTTTGAATAAGCAAAGTATCCAAGAACCCCCTCGTCGTAAACAcaagtttgcaaaaaatgtaaattatgACCAAATGGagactataaaaatattagacATTGACAGTGTGCCTCTAGACGTTTTAAATAAACTGTTTGcatataaaattgtaaaaaactGCAGTGCGGAATTGTGCCTGAAGATAATAAGCAGAATAGGAATGTATAGGGATAAGTACTCGCAAGTTTCGTatgaaaatatgataaattatttgGGCCAAACGATTAACCATAATAGCAATGCGGAAATTattgcccttttttcaaggTGCTACGAAACTGTCAGTATCCCATTTTTAGTTAATTTTGTAAGAAAGTATGCAACATTTTCCAGATCCTTTATTGTCAACATGTATGATAAATACTTCCGAAAAAGGCTCTTCGATTTTGTACGCTATGAAAGCAATTTCGGAATTAGAAAAATACCCAACATTTTGACGCACCCATATCATCTGTCATCTTACATAAAATTGTTGGGAGAATGTTCTGCTAAAAAGGACATGTACATACAGCTAAAAATGAGGGGACATGTGCCGCACTGGGCTAATTTGAATCAGGAAGGGACAGCAAACGAAATGGATTACCTACCGGGGGGGATGAACTACCTGCCGGGGGAGGAAAACCACCCTAGGGCGAAAAAGATCACCATAACGgatgataaaaagaaatccgtgaaaaggaaaaactacGTCGAAAGGCCCAAAATGTATGACGTTATTTTATCAGCTGAGTACACAGGGCTCCCAATTGAACATTTTattgaaaaggaggaggacttCCTACATATTAACACGGGCAAGGAAAAACAGTTACAACAAAATAGCCCCAATTTGTTAAGCCATTCAGATGGAGCATTATACAATGGGGGACAACTCAAGGAGGGAGGAGACGAAAAAGACATGGAGCATTTGCCCATTTACAGGGAAGACCCAACGAATGACGCCAAAACAGAAGTTATCATCGCCATTGGAAGTAGCGGCCAACATGAAGGACACCCTACGCATAGCAGTAAATGCGAAACCGAAACGGAGGAGAAACCGAGTGAAAATATCAACTTCACCCTGGAGGAGGACTGCGATATTTATCTCTATAAAGGATTCAACAAATTGAATAAATCATCCCTAAAACTACAAACCACGTTGGTAAAAACGGAGGAGGATTACTCAAACGAGTTGGCTCTGTGTCCCAGTCAAGGAGAGCACTATGAAGAAGTAGACAAGGAACAAAATAACCACGCCTTGTGGGAATTGCCATGGAAAACCAGAAGTAAAaactccttcttttttaagGGGCGCTTTTTTAAGGTCCTCCCGAATGAAGGCTGGTCAGAAATTAAGGATATATCAAATCAGTATATACGAccgaggagaaaaagaacaaaacatTCTATCAGGAGAAGGagatttttacaaaaaaaaattaaaattaatttgtttaaaaaaaaaattctgcaaaaatga
- a CDS encoding hypothetical protein (putative) — protein sequence MFVLKIGFPKLEKGRSRRKGIFFFNTASQSNVKLPNKSGDTNEKWGNVFHFEGKISPNFENLNLQNLNNREVLYYLGYCSKNKLLKLHLLNSNMKELHSLVLNSVNCISTDFHQNKKNILNPKCYQEGVKNIPKKPFFDIHDLTKRENYGDSGCAFSPQSCGNKDGDKNGHMLIKKDASLYEKKNVNKCQGRERNGNNDVENLLKKDNKFIYTNVENRNMEASNEFVCNEHVKNIFDLLSIFFLQNVNILNDHYLCRIFYGYNKSKFVNERYLNNLSFEIIKRIKKIRTFHLYLILMNSHYLSYVDKTFVKILLIHIVNKLSQLPCEAICQVLPVVPLFIHSEKLTYKINVIYAKKIASFNQVSHAVSLFKKMIQWKMISQKNIFLSFSHLNKFMKVRKGSIKGDAQRGTSLHRGKAKEGGVTPEPPSQTPNDEQMINNVVANFDPLDGRVARGDHIKFPVRNTSRGGSNRSQDYTIGRGPPQKGSGSAALAGGFSPTAEEMFSFEQELMRCSKTSPREKNPSVKFGSENVGSEKFGSEEFGSEEFGSENSGSENSGSENSGRESPHSENTREDASRTHKGDSLLFNLKLIEMHLIHDFKNIYCLLPSDYKNFLQKIRTLPCSVNKNMQGEKEIYILKKYMKMLNYEFITFFHGPYVLHICDPFYKIYLEWENGWKLYPLYQQNAERNFRENKISHLKREGFSEILICHDTFANCPSEEEKINYLSSVLQHTKFSKCSPIICGAAAVAPPPVVSQDIYL from the exons ATGTTTGTCTTAAAAATTGGATTCCCCAAACtcgaaaagggaagaagtagaaggaagggaatttttttcttcaacacCGCAAGTCAGTCAAATGTAAAACTTCCAAATAAGTCTGGGGACACAAATgagaaatggggaaatgtGTTCCATTTTGAGGGGAAAATTTCCcccaattttgaaaatttaaatttgcaaaatttaaataacaGGGAAGTGCTATACTATCTAGGATACTGCagtaaaaataagttacTAAAATTGCACCTCTTAAATTCGAACATGAAAGAATTGCACAGCTTAGTGTTAAATAGTGTAAATTGCATTTCTACTGATTTTCatcagaataaaaaaaatatattaaatccGAAGTGTTATCAGGAGGGGGTGAAAAACATCCCAAAGAAACCCTTTTTCGACATTCACGATTTG acaAAACGGGAAAACTATGGAGACAGCGGTTGcgctttttccccccaaagtTGTGGCAACAAGGATGgtgataaaaatggacacaTGTTAATCAAAAAGGACGCATCCTtatatgagaaaaaaaatgtaaacaaaTGCCaaggaagggaaaggaaTGGAAACAACGATGTAGAGAACTTACTTAAAAAAGAcaacaaatttatatacACCAATGTCGAGAACAGGAACATGGAAGCGTCTAATGAGTTTGTGTGCAACgaacatgtaaaaaatatatttgacttgttatccattttttttcttcaaaatgtgaacatTCTGAACGACCATTATTTGTGTCGAATTTTTTACGGATACAATAAAAGCAAATTTGTGAATGAGCGATATTTGAACAATTTAAGTTTTGAGATTatcaaaaggataaaaaaaatcaggacGTTCCATTTATACTTAATATTGATGAATTCGCACTATCTCAGTTATGTGGACAAaacttttgtaaaaattttacttattcaTATTGTTAATAAGCTTTCCCAGTTGCCGTGTGAAGCCATATGCCAAGTTTTACCCGTCGTCCCCTTATTCATTCACTCGGAAAAGCTTACgtacaaaattaatgtaaTATATGCGAAGAAAATTGCTAGCTTTAATCAAGTCAGTCATGCTGTTAgcttgtttaaaaaaatgatacagTGGAAAATGATatcccaaaaaaatatattcctcaGCTTTAGCCATTTGAACAAATTTATGAAAGTCAGAAAGGGGTCCATCAAGGGGGATGCCCAAAGGGGAACTTCCCTCCATCGggggaaagcaaaagaagGGGGAGTCACCCCCGAGCCTCCTTCCCAGACGCCGAACGACGAACAAATGATAAACAATGTAGTGGCAAACTTCGACCCACTTGACGGGAGGGTCGCACGAGGCGATCATATAAAATTTCCAGTAAGAAATACctcaagggggggaagcaaccGTTCACAGGATTACACTATTGGTAGAGGGCCCCCTCAGAAGGGCAGTGGTAGTGCAGCGCTGGCGGGGGGGTTTTCTCCCACGGCGGAGGAAATGTTTTCATTTGAACAGGAGCTGATGAGATGTAGCAAAACTTCCCCCAGGGAAAAGAACCCCAGCGTAAAATTTGGAAGTGAAAACGTtggaagtgaaaaatttgGAAGTGAAGAATTTGGAAGTGAAGAATTTGGAAGTGAAAACTCTGGCAGTGAAAACTCCGGCAGTGAAAACTCCGGCAGAGAATCTCCCCACAGTGAGAACACCCGCGAGGACGCGTCGCGAACGCACAAGGGGGACAGCCTCCTTTTCAACCTAAAACTCATCGAAATGCACCTGATACACgacttcaaaaatatatactgcCTTCTCCCGAGTGATTATAAAAACTTCCTTCAAAAAATTCGGACCCTTCCATGTAGcgttaacaaaaatatgcaaggagaaaaagaaatttacattttaaagaaatatatgaaaatgctaaattatgaatttattacatttttccaTGGCCCCTACGTGCTGCACATTTGTGACcccttttacaaaatttatctGGAGTGGGAGAATGGATGGAAATTATATCCACTGTATCAGCAAAATGCGGAAAGAAATTTccgagaaaataaaatcagtCACCTGAAAAGGGAAGGGTTTAGTGAAATTCTCATTTGCCATGATACCTTTGCGAATTGTCCAagtgaggaagaaaaaatcaactaTCTCAGTTCCGTTTTACAGCACACAAAATTTTCCAAGTGTAGCCCCATCATTTGTGGGGCGGCCGCGGTTGCGCCCCCTCCCGTGGTGTCTCAGGACATTTACCTCTGA
- a CDS encoding hypothetical protein (putative), producing MKHKVKRDIIKCKKKLENSIKALEEKILRLEIEYHQNCNVNGGNLMKGWDNYLRKASLEPLCFKTFRDDYMRTRKRGSITIKVEEYMKFRSPTQEQWCNGT from the exons atgaagcataAAGTTAAACGTGATATAAtcaaatgcaaaaagaaattggaGAACTCCATCAAAgctttggaagaaaaaattttaagactTGAAATAGAATATCACCAAAATTGTAATGTTAATGGAGGGAATTTAATGAAAGGCTGGGATAACTACTTAAGGAAGGCGTCCCTGGAACCCCTATGCTTTAAAACGTTTAGAGATGACTACA TGAGAACacggaaaaggggaagtatAACCATTAAGGTTGAGGAGTATATGAAATTTCGCTCACCTACACAAGAGCAGTGGTGTAATGGAACATAG
- a CDS encoding asparagine-rich antigen (putative), with protein sequence MIMDMDIYNANEEKNLNFITHKNSGDENMNSRSRKSSFIEFQYDKVVNNVLGLFKKQNKQRFLSTSSALRNDMHEQILSSRLFLDLCEDREILLHKILKKINILNLIYFRFLKESDIDDVFDLHKELFPVKYHSDFYFSICNFADDKVIDDEVTRVVDRISRSLRSNAGAKRHDGVVKPKEVNRGGGGSNGDGCDVSRNSGSANQSSPAPPEEKNDEAVKERGASPLGDDDHKMKGKKAEERAETEKNSDCNDDDLDNISNKKLVNSEDYNSSNRSVDTDNDGKKKINKKWKEEEIFSIGAFLPFSFIDYINSDHVTKFLKRKTIEKVSEKDILLDYIKFMDDSNRSRNSGSDANSAHTAQSVDTKQSIDTAHSDDPCQSDGHGHVQSDAAGCSPSESRTNGRRRPLNKLRTKSSNLSNPSAKCLPTICFSQSTQNDSPVSKTKGEIYSNNKHKDSKHVASKSAKKVTPYSWVRYGNGHNMCRYNGTHLEEYIKKKEILKEENSHVEHKKENSANDKLDDKNRDRSNNFKKEEYIKKNPPSVDENEKDTKRNGAHSRKNSSTWVSSLQKENGVGSGGSGENGGSDGSGKKHDGTQFSSYLGNLHNNMYDDNNRNIQNIYRQLKEKNIEYEERGNPILGTENVISRLRDKICLNKETLNLYNRNKKRVKKDYLVGSVSNLINYQDARNEKDFINICNHFKKKSNNSKKGKNYLKYVYDSSLTFLENYIPLDKNGNSSGREKTTSIFPSNNLKKTDQNELFNGSTLHTNGRNDGMKTQSSDMINQNGEKVPNCSSHPFNQEKKALVHLHNVLNDLSVLRTQHVNKDTKFEKKLYEEIYMNENIKTLTKKYIKKKINSIYILTVGISEYFRGLNLASYLIEYTVFYFYFIIYRIFLYKSKFYCYIDNDMFYSISSSHLTDEHQNDFFDEGLLTDNSSDDFHSILSDEKSFSDRDYKRKSINGKEDMLIWEMMNCLEAERKPPDGARSGPANSLHEQLEEQKNENKCANRNDSARKEDFVTAQTDDENNEAASNFKNKSPLCGNYPTQLNTNQADEHGNNRRESHQMGDNPSLTFKTYKTNNLSSHANHGNRRKSKWCTEKSKNYSISNGVLRECYKQIILNDYLHHLYVIIQNKNAEMLAEKGKQKGEAQRRDPFPAFFKFPLFKNPLYCSSLNNKMLDFFLNNFCAFNLKDRPFFHLKNVNAKKVCLDYNDDDVPLPLYMYLHVIDYNKAAINLYNKLSFDYVCTYDNFYDINKMTFSSYLYAYFF encoded by the coding sequence atGATTATGGATatggatatatataatgctaatgaggagaaaaatttgaattttatAACCCATAAGAACAGTGGTgatgaaaatatgaattcTAGAAGTAGAAAAAGTAGTTTTATTGAATTCCAGTATGACAAAGTTGTAAATAATGTGTTAGGATTGTTCAAGAAACAGAACAAGCAAAGGTTTCTGTCAACGTCATCTGCCTTACGCAATGACAtgcatgaacaaattttaagttCTCGATTATTCTTAGATTTATGTGAAGATAGGGAAATACtcttacataaaatattaaaaaaaataaatattttgaatttaatttattttcgctttttaaaagaatctGACATCGACGACGTATTCGATTTGCACAAGGAGCTCTTTCCTGTAAAGTACCACTCCGATTTTTACTTTAGCATTTGTAATTTTGCCGATGATAAAGTGATAGACGATGAGGTTACGAGGGTCGTTGATAGGATTTCCCGCTCCCTCAGGAGCAATGCGGGCGCCAAACGGCACGACGGCGTAGTGAAGCCAAAAGAAGTGAACCGGGGCGGAGGGGGAAGCAACGGAGATGGTTGCGATGTATCGCGTAACAGCGGCAGCGCTAACCAATCGAGCCCAGCACCCcctgaggagaaaaatgacgAGGCAGTAAAGGAGCGCGGCGCCTCCCCGCTAGGTGACGACGATcataaaatgaaaggaaagaaagccGAAGAGAGAGCAGAAACTGAGAAAAATTCAGACTGTAACGACGATGATTTAGACAacatttcaaataaaaaattagtgaACTCGGAAGATTACAATTCATCAAATCGTTCCGTGGACACGGAtaatgatggaaaaaaaaaaataaataaaaagtggaagGAAGAGGAAATATTCTCCATAGGtgccttccttcctttttcatttattgaTTATATAAACAGTGATCATGTTACTAAATttctgaaaagaaaaacgataGAAAAGGTCAGTGAAAAGGATATCCTATTGGATTATATCAAATTTATGGACGACAGTAATAGGTCGCGTAATAGTGGAAGCGACGCGAATTCGGCTCACACAGCCCAGTCAGTGGATACCAAGCAGTCGATCGACACGGCCCATTCGGACGACCCTTGCCAGTCCGATGGCCATGGTCATGTCCAGTCTGATGCTGCTGGGTGTTCCCCTTCAGAGAGCAGAACAAATGGCAGAAGAAGGCCGCTTAATAAACTGCGCACCAAGTCAAGCAATTTGTCAAACCCATCTGCTAAATGTCTGCCCACGATTTGTTTCTCGCAAAGCACACAGAATGATTCCCCTGTGAGCAAAAccaaaggagaaatatataGCAATAATAAGCATAAGGATAGTAAACACGTCGCTAGTAAAAGTGCAAAGAAGGTCACGCCCTACAGTTGGGTCCGCTATGGAAATGGACACAATATGTGTAGGTACAACGGAACTCACCTagaagaatatataaaaaagaaagaaattttaaaggAAGAGAACAGCCACGTagaacataaaaaggagaacagtGCGAATGACAAACTCGATGATAAAAATCGAGATAGAAGTAACAatttcaaaaaggaggagtacATTAAAAAGAACCCCCCATCAGtggatgaaaatgaaaaggataCGAAGCGTAACGGTGCACACAGCCGTAAGAATAGCAGCACTTGGGTGTCTTCCCTCCAGAAGGAGAACGGCGTGGGAAGCGGCGGAAGTGGCGAAAATGGCGGAAGCGACGGAAGTGGGAAGAAGCATGATGGCACTCAGTTCAGCAGTTACCTAGGCAATCTCCACAACAACATGTATGATGATAATAATAGgaatattcaaaatatttacagacagttgaaggaaaagaacATAGAATATGAAGAGAGAGGTAACCCAATTCTTGGGACAGAAAATGTGATAAGTCGATTGAGAGATAAAATATGCTTAAACAAAGAAACGCTCAATTTGTACAATCGTAATAAAAAGAGAGTGAAAAAAGATTACCTTGTTGGAAGTGTGTCAAATCTGATTAACTACCAAGATGCTAGAAACGAAAAGGATTTTATCAATATATgtaaccattttaaaaaaaaatcgaataactcaaaaaaaggaaagaactACTTAAAATATGTGTACGATTCATCTTTGACTTTTTTAGAGAATTATATCCCGCtagataaaaatgggaattccagcgggagggaaaaaacgacAAGCATTTTTCCATCGAATAATCTGAAAAAGACGGATCAAAATGAACTATTCAACGGAAGCACACTCCatacaaatggaagaaatgaTGGAATGAAAACACAGTCGAGCGATATGATAaaccaaaatggtgaaaaggtACCTAACTGCTCATCGCATCCGTTCAaccaggaaaaaaaagcactcGTACATCTGCACAACGTGCTGAACGACTTATCCGTTTTGCGAACGCAACATGTTAATAAAGacacaaaatttgaaaagaaattatatgaagaaatttacatgaatgaaaatatcaaaaCGCTGAccaaaaaatacattaaaaaaaaaattaacagtatttacattttaacaGTGGGAATAAGTGAGTACTTTAGGGGACTAAACTTAGCTTCTTACCTCATTGAATACACCGTGTTTTATTTCTACTTCATCATTTACAGAATATTTCTGTACAAGAGTAAATTTTATTGCTACATTGATAACGATATGTTTTATAGCATTTCTTCTAGCCATCTAACTGACGAGCACCAAAACGATTTTTTCGACGAGGGTTTACTCACGGACAACTCGTCGGACGATTTCCACTCCATCCTTAGTGATGAAAAATCGTTCTCCGATAGGGACTACAAGAGGAAGAGCATAAATGGAAAGGAAGATATGTTAATATGGGAAATGATGAACTGCCTGGAAGCGGAAAGGAAACCACCTGATGGGGCACGAAGTGGTCCTGCTAACAGTTTGCACGAACAGTTggaggaacagaaaaacgaaaataagTGTGCCAATAGGAATGACTCTGCTCGGAAAGAAGATTTCGTCACTGCGCAAACGGATGACGAGAACAACGAAGCGGCAtcgaattttaaaaataagtcCCCACTTTGTGGTAATTATCCAACTCAGCTTAACACCAATCAAGCGGACGAACATGGGAATAACAGAAGGGAGAGTCACCAAATGGGGGACAACCCTTCACTCACTTTTAAAACGTACAAAACGAACAACTTGAGTAGTCACGCCAATCATGGAAACAGACGCAAAAGCAAGTGGTGCACCGAAAAGTCCAAAAATTATAGCATTTCGAATGGAGTTCTACGGGAGTGTTACAAACAAATCATACTGAATGATTATTTGCACCACCTTTATGTtattattcaaaataaaaacgcgGAGATGTTAGCagagaaggggaaacaaaagggagaagcgcAAAGAAGAGATCCTTTTCCTGCGTTCTTTAAATTCCCCCTATTTAAAAATCCCCTGTACTGCTCAAGCCTTAACAATAAAATgctggatttttttttaaacaatttttgTGCCTTCAATTTAAAAGACAGACCATTTTTTCAcctaaaaaatgtgaatgcaaaaaaggtTTGCTTAGATTATAATGATGATGATGTGCCCCTGCCTCTGTACATGTACCTACATGTGATAGATTATAACAAAGCGGCCATAAATTTGTACAACAAGCTAAGCTTCGATTATGTTTGCAcgtatgacaatttttatgatataaacaaaatgacCTTCTCTTCCTATTTGTatgcatatttcttttag